The following proteins are encoded in a genomic region of Populus nigra chromosome 16, ddPopNigr1.1, whole genome shotgun sequence:
- the LOC133675213 gene encoding ankyrin repeat-containing protein ITN1-like, translating to MIGWPVVERIQKEKHKHESALELAQELIKKNQRKWWQSIKVKPTKVNIETPGQGSRGGQSERQGGGGIPGVGGEGQEGARVGVDTGKGGGGGEVENNENVQPKIEENRRQDRPPSPPNPLFIATSNGIVEIAEEILDKFPQGIELVNDEGQNILHVAVMHRRREIFGLVKKKNILVTRLSSSVDNNGFTLLHQVAHVKHYSGGAKPGPALQLQEEIKWFKRVQMVVPPSLSEQRVRWVLPNEKNDKLMTAFELFQEEHKGQLKLAQDWIEKTSQSCSAVAVLLATVVFAAAYTIPGGSDDRGFPIFLHNRFFIAFTVLDVTALASSLTSVVMFLSILTTPFECEKFYHNIPRKLICGFTLLFFSVMTTMLAFSCTLLLVVRLKKQWTTGLMSIAAFLPVSVFAVMQFPLYVAFMTTMKDFFKEVVKFLPWIHLPFRSHFRQGKARRR from the exons AAAGAAAAGCACAAGCATGAATCTGCATTGGAACTTGCCCAGGAGCTTATCAAAAAGAACCAGCGTAAATGGTGGCAATCTATCAAAGTGAAGCCTACCAAAGTTAATATCGAGACCCCTGGTCAAGGAAGCAGAGGAGGACAAAGTGAAAGGCAAGGAGGGGGCGGAATCCCGGGAGTAGGAGGCGAAGGACAAGAGGGGGCACGAGTAGGAGTGGACACAGGAAAAGGAGGGGGAGGAGGAGAGgtagaaaataatgaaaatgttCAACCAAAGATTGAAGAAAATAGAAGACAAGACAGGCCTCCTTCACCTCCAAACCCGTTGTTTATAGCAACTAGTAATGGAATAGTGGAGATTGCTGAAGAGATACTTGATAAATTTCCTCAGGGTATTGAGCTTGTTAATGATGAGGGGCAGAACATATTGCATGTGGCCGTGATGCATCGACGGCGGGAGATTTTCGgtcttgtaaagaaaaagaatatacTAGTGACCAGGCTGAGTTCGAGCGTAGATAATAATGGCTTCACATTGTTGCACCAAGTTGCACACGTGAAGCACTACAGCGGAGGAGCCAAGCCCGGCCCTGCTCTCCAGCtacaagaagaaataaaatggtTTAAG CGAGTGCAGATGGTGGTTCCACCTTCTCTGTCCGAGCAGCGGGTACGGTGGGTGCTTCCGAATGAAAAGAATGACAAACTCATGACTGCATTCGAGCTCTTCCAAGAGGAGCATAAAGGTCAACTCAAGTTGGCGCAAGATTGGATCGAGAAAACCTCTCAGTCATGCTCAGCAGTAGCCGTTCTTTTGGCCACCGTTGTCTTTGCTGCCGCTTACACTATACCTGGAGGTTCTGACGATCGTGGCTTTCCCATTTTCCTTCACAATCGTTTCTTCATAGCTTTCACTGTCTTGGATGTTACCGCCTTAGCGAGCTCCTTGACCTCAGTTGTGATGTTCCTTTCTATCCTCACCACTCCTTTTGAATGCGAGAAATTCTATCACAATATTCCTCGGAAACTGATATGTGGCTTTACTTTGCTCTTCTTCTCAGTGATGACAACCATGCTTGCTTTTTCCTGCACTCTTCTTTTAGTCGTTCGCTTGAAGAAGCAATGGACCACAGGTCTGATGTCCATTGCTGCTTTCCTTCCCGTGTCAGTATTTGCAGTAATGCAGTTCCCTTTATATGTCGCATTTATGACTACTATGAAGGACTTCTTTAAGGAAGTCGTGAAGTTTCTACCTTGGATCCACCTCCCTTTCCGCTCCCATTTCAGGCAAGGGAAGGCCAGAAGAAGATGA